The following are encoded in a window of Saccharothrix longispora genomic DNA:
- the argJ gene encoding bifunctional glutamate N-acetyltransferase/amino-acid acetyltransferase ArgJ translates to MNREPVNRDPVNRDRGVTGPSGFTAAGVAAGIKESGALDLALVVNEGPGQAAAGVFTTNQVKAAPVLWSQQVLKERRLRAVVLNSGGANACTGPEGFQDTHATAEKVAAVLDVGAIEVAVCSTGLIGERLPMDALTAGVDKAAAELAATDRAGLDAATAVMTTDTHPKQSFQAHPDGWSVGGFVKGAGMLSPNMATMLSVITTDAALDGDALDAALRRVTARTYDRLDVDGGTSTNDTVLLLASGASGVTPDPEEFAKTLEAVAGDLVKQLQGDAEGVTKEVAVTVTGALTEAEAVEVAKTVAEDNLVKTALFGSDPNWGRIAMAVGRSRATVDQHRLSIAINGVTLFADGHKAADRAEADLSGRDVDIVVGLGLGDGTATVLTTDLSHAYVEENSAYSS, encoded by the coding sequence GTGAACCGCGAGCCCGTGAACCGCGACCCCGTGAACCGCGACAGGGGCGTGACCGGCCCGTCCGGCTTCACGGCGGCGGGGGTCGCCGCCGGCATCAAGGAGTCCGGCGCGCTGGACCTCGCGCTGGTCGTCAACGAAGGGCCGGGCCAGGCCGCCGCGGGCGTCTTCACCACCAACCAGGTCAAGGCCGCGCCCGTGCTGTGGTCGCAGCAGGTGCTCAAGGAGCGCCGGCTGCGCGCCGTCGTGCTCAACTCGGGTGGCGCGAACGCGTGCACCGGCCCCGAGGGCTTCCAGGACACCCACGCGACCGCCGAGAAGGTCGCCGCCGTGCTGGACGTCGGCGCGATCGAGGTCGCCGTGTGCTCCACCGGCCTGATCGGCGAGCGCCTGCCGATGGACGCCCTCACCGCGGGCGTCGACAAGGCCGCCGCCGAGCTGGCCGCCACGGACCGGGCCGGGCTGGACGCCGCCACCGCCGTGATGACCACCGACACCCACCCCAAGCAGTCGTTCCAGGCCCACCCCGACGGCTGGTCCGTCGGCGGGTTCGTCAAGGGCGCGGGCATGCTGTCGCCGAACATGGCCACCATGCTCAGCGTCATCACCACCGACGCGGCCCTCGACGGCGACGCGCTCGACGCGGCCCTGCGCCGGGTCACCGCCCGCACCTACGACCGGCTCGACGTCGACGGCGGCACGTCCACCAACGACACCGTGCTGCTGCTCGCCTCCGGCGCCTCCGGCGTCACCCCCGACCCCGAGGAGTTCGCGAAGACCCTCGAAGCCGTCGCGGGCGACCTGGTCAAGCAGCTCCAGGGCGACGCGGAGGGCGTCACCAAGGAGGTGGCCGTCACGGTCACCGGCGCGCTCACCGAGGCCGAGGCCGTCGAGGTCGCCAAGACCGTGGCCGAGGACAACCTGGTGAAGACCGCCCTGTTCGGCTCCGACCCCAACTGGGGCCGCATCGCCATGGCCGTCGGCCGCTCCCGCGCCACCGTCGACCAGCACAGGCTGAGCATCGCCATCAACGGCGTCACCCTGTTCGCCGACGGCCACAAGGCCGCCGACCGCGCCGAAGCCGACCTGTCCGGTCGCGACGTCGACATCGTGGTGGGCCTCGGCCTCGGCGACGGCACGGCCACCGTGCTCACCACCGACCTGTCGCACGCCTACGTCGAAGAGAACAGCGCGTACAGCTCGTGA
- the argC gene encoding N-acetyl-gamma-glutamyl-phosphate reductase translates to MTVRIAVAGASGYAGGEVLRLLLGHPDVEMGALTAGGNAGTPLLAHQPHLLPLADRVLEETTAERLRGHDVVFLALPHGKSAAIAAELGDDTLVVDCGADHRLTSAAAWERWYGGEHAGSWPYGLPELPGKRDELRNAKRVAVPGCYPTVSSLALAPAMGLVEPEVTVVAVSGTSGAGKAAKTNLLGSEVMGSLSAYGVGGAHRHTPEIAQNLTGVAGHDVKVSFTPVLAPLPRGILATCSAALTDPDADVREVYAKAYADEPFVHLLPEGHWPTTGAVLGSNAVQLQVTVDRDLGRLVVVAAIDNLAKGTAGAAVQCMNLALGLPETTGLSTVGVAP, encoded by the coding sequence ATGACGGTTCGGATCGCGGTGGCCGGGGCCAGTGGCTACGCCGGCGGTGAGGTGCTCCGGCTGCTGCTCGGGCACCCGGACGTGGAGATGGGGGCGCTCACGGCCGGCGGCAACGCGGGCACGCCGCTGCTCGCCCACCAGCCGCACCTGCTGCCGCTCGCCGACCGCGTCCTGGAGGAGACCACCGCCGAGCGGCTGCGCGGCCACGACGTGGTCTTCCTCGCCCTCCCGCACGGCAAGTCGGCCGCGATCGCCGCCGAACTCGGCGACGACACCCTCGTCGTCGACTGCGGCGCGGACCACCGGCTCACCAGCGCCGCGGCCTGGGAGCGCTGGTACGGCGGGGAGCACGCGGGCAGCTGGCCCTACGGCCTGCCCGAGCTGCCCGGCAAGCGCGACGAGCTGCGGAACGCGAAGCGCGTCGCCGTGCCCGGCTGCTACCCGACGGTGTCCTCGCTGGCCCTGGCCCCCGCGATGGGGCTGGTCGAGCCCGAGGTCACCGTGGTCGCCGTCTCCGGCACGTCCGGCGCGGGCAAGGCGGCCAAGACGAACCTGCTGGGCTCCGAGGTGATGGGCTCGCTGTCCGCCTACGGCGTCGGCGGCGCGCACCGGCACACCCCCGAGATCGCGCAGAACCTGACCGGGGTCGCCGGCCACGACGTGAAGGTCTCGTTCACCCCGGTCCTGGCCCCGCTGCCGCGCGGCATCCTGGCCACCTGCTCGGCCGCGCTCACCGACCCCGACGCGGACGTCCGCGAGGTCTACGCGAAGGCCTACGCCGACGAGCCGTTCGTGCACCTGCTGCCGGAGGGCCACTGGCCCACCACGGGCGCGGTGCTCGGCTCGAACGCCGTGCAGCTCCAGGTCACCGTCGACCGCGACCTGGGCAGGCTCGTCGTCGTCGCCGCGATCGACAACCTGGCGAAGGGCACCGCGGGCGCCGCGGTGCAGTGCATGAACCTGGCACTCGGCCTGCCGGAGACCACCGGCCTGTCCACCGTGGGAGTGGCACCGTGA